From one Bacillus sp. (in: firmicutes) genomic stretch:
- a CDS encoding spore germination protein: protein MVMKWKKNKLFSKPTTTKQQSNDMKWSYSLRDNLELLQNQLQIANLIHRQFLINHTKEAAILFVKGLADEKKIQEKILHPLMYEHHSDQFNPLAALYEYNEVKELKLEDIIDKLLHGDTILIIDGLNKLFVFNTTGIPKRSIEEPQTESMLKGIHQGFIEVIEDNISMIRQFIDGPQLKIKNFQVGSRKKNTIAIMYLQDLVHQDVVKELEKRIQQLNVDTLLTIGTLEELIEDNPYSPLPQFISTERPDTVGMHLLQGRIAILINHSSAVLIGPATFSSFFHTVDDYSIRWNVTSFIRVLRFIAFYLSILLPSLYIAVLSFHYEVIPINLYVSVAESREAIPFSPIIEAFIMEITLETLREAGLRLPAPIGQTVGIVGGIVIGQAAVEAGLVSNIMVIIVALTAISSFILPNQDFAAGARILRFPFMIISALFGMVGMMFGVMILIGHVISLESLGTPYGNPFAPTRFKHWGDLIIRLPKTGNKLVEKARRDS from the coding sequence ATGGTTATGAAGTGGAAGAAAAATAAGCTTTTCTCAAAGCCGACAACTACGAAACAACAGTCTAATGATATGAAATGGAGCTACTCTTTAAGAGATAATTTAGAGCTTTTACAAAATCAGCTTCAAATTGCTAATTTAATTCATCGGCAATTTCTTATTAACCATACAAAAGAAGCAGCGATTTTGTTTGTGAAAGGTTTGGCTGATGAGAAAAAAATTCAAGAGAAAATTTTACACCCGCTAATGTATGAACACCACTCTGATCAATTTAATCCACTTGCAGCATTATATGAATATAATGAAGTCAAGGAACTAAAATTAGAGGATATTATAGATAAGTTATTACACGGGGATACAATTTTAATCATTGATGGATTGAATAAACTGTTTGTCTTTAACACGACAGGTATACCGAAACGTTCCATTGAAGAACCGCAAACGGAATCGATGTTAAAAGGAATCCATCAAGGGTTTATTGAGGTTATTGAAGACAATATCTCGATGATCCGCCAGTTCATCGATGGTCCCCAATTGAAAATAAAAAATTTCCAAGTTGGAAGTAGAAAAAAGAATACGATTGCGATTATGTACTTACAAGACCTCGTTCATCAGGATGTGGTAAAAGAATTAGAGAAACGTATTCAACAATTAAACGTCGATACGTTGTTAACCATTGGAACGTTAGAAGAATTAATTGAAGATAATCCTTACTCTCCGTTGCCGCAATTCATTTCAACAGAACGTCCGGATACGGTAGGCATGCATTTATTACAAGGAAGAATAGCGATTTTAATAAATCATTCATCGGCTGTTTTAATTGGCCCCGCTACATTTTCTTCATTTTTTCATACTGTTGATGACTATAGTATTCGCTGGAATGTCACCTCTTTTATTCGGGTGTTACGATTTATTGCCTTTTATTTATCGATTTTATTACCATCTCTTTATATCGCGGTCTTATCGTTTCACTATGAAGTCATTCCGATTAATTTATATGTGTCGGTGGCAGAATCACGTGAAGCCATTCCGTTTTCACCAATTATTGAAGCGTTTATTATGGAAATCACATTAGAAACGTTAAGAGAAGCAGGGTTACGTTTACCAGCCCCAATCGGACAAACGGTTGGGATTGTTGGTGGTATTGTTATTGGACAAGCAGCAGTTGAAGCTGGGCTTGTAAGTAATATCATGGTCATTATCGTAGCGCTTACGGCGATATCATCGTTTATTTTACCAAATCAAGACTTTGCGGCAGGAGCACGAATTCTTCGATTTCCGTTTATGATTATTTCCGCTCTTTTTGGGATGGTAGGAATGATGTTTGGGGTTATGATTTTGATTGGGCATGTAATTTCACTAGAGTCTTTAGGAACACCGTATGGAAATCCATTCGCTCCTACTCGCTTTAAACATTGGGGAGATTTAATTATACGATTACCAAAAACGGGAAATAAGTTAGTCGAAAAGGCCCGTCGAGACAGTTAG
- a CDS encoding GNAT family N-acetyltransferase, with the protein MLKKRDLTDCHVLYELMTHPEVFPFVRQKAYSYEEFLFITKQNIEAEERGELISRTILDEWGNPIGTINLFDIENGAGFLGTWLGKPFHGKGYNRRAKEAFFQELFYELNIHTVFMRIRKENIRSRKAAEKLPYVILANETRPLLYQQVNQSSHSYDLFEVPKDLFQLYDRRQYHSLDDNQTALEA; encoded by the coding sequence TTGCTTAAAAAAAGAGACTTAACTGATTGTCATGTGCTGTACGAGCTGATGACGCATCCGGAGGTCTTCCCTTTCGTGCGTCAAAAAGCATACTCATACGAAGAATTTCTTTTCATTACAAAGCAAAACATTGAAGCTGAAGAACGCGGAGAACTAATTTCGCGAACGATTTTGGATGAGTGGGGTAATCCAATCGGTACAATAAATTTGTTTGATATTGAAAACGGAGCGGGCTTTTTAGGTACTTGGCTAGGAAAGCCGTTTCACGGAAAAGGCTATAACCGCCGAGCAAAAGAAGCATTCTTTCAGGAATTGTTTTACGAATTAAACATCCACACGGTTTTTATGCGTATTCGAAAAGAAAATATCCGCTCACGAAAAGCTGCCGAAAAACTTCCATACGTCATTTTAGCTAACGAAACGCGACCTCTCTTATACCAACAAGTAAATCAATCTTCCCATAGTTATGATTTATTTGAAGTTCCAAAAGATTTATTTCAACTATATGATCGTCGTCAATATCATTCCCTTGACGATAATCAAACAGCTTTGGAAGCATGA
- a CDS encoding DNA alkylation repair protein: MSSPYRCPNCKTNRTRFNLIEQVPTAVKLDPMTGEVVQQYENGHLDPFHTPYRGPHLKVQCAACGLIEDERTFIKFGEQK, from the coding sequence ATGTCTTCACCATACCGTTGTCCAAATTGTAAAACAAACCGTACACGCTTTAACTTAATAGAACAAGTCCCTACGGCAGTCAAATTAGATCCAATGACTGGAGAAGTCGTTCAACAATACGAGAATGGGCATTTAGATCCGTTTCATACACCATATCGGGGTCCCCATTTAAAAGTTCAATGTGCTGCCTGTGGACTCATTGAAGATGAACGGACATTTATTAAATTTGGCGAACAAAAATAA
- a CDS encoding Ger(x)C family spore germination protein translates to MKKLLTFPLLILLLFGGGCGDVLYIEDTTVMLVLGIDEGKDKKFTIYQMSPVFSKEASEKSQLLEVQANSLREAKQYFDVMSNGTVVTGKIQIIIFSKEILKKYEPMNIIDYIYRDAKSSANAQIVMFNGPLDEIMRFETPDKPRFGLFLNNLINSSYKNETTAQTTAATFRKQMSEKGITPYIAELKIVKDGIRVTGIALLDENGKYVTSIDIYESALLLLLTRQVDEPVPFVVQLPTKEEVVTMNIFNTNYNNNVKTVNGQLQFDLHLNMDVSIEEVSSDNHPIKNKKELIKLIEKQIEKQTEELIKKLQQEEIDPLGLGVYARAYAYNHWKKVEDRWPKEFAKSKINVHTKVNVKDHGIIDRTFE, encoded by the coding sequence ATGAAAAAGTTGCTTACTTTTCCTTTGCTCATTCTCCTTCTTTTTGGGGGTGGATGTGGAGATGTATTGTACATCGAGGACACAACTGTGATGCTTGTCCTTGGTATCGATGAAGGGAAAGATAAAAAATTTACCATCTATCAAATGAGTCCTGTGTTTTCAAAAGAAGCATCCGAAAAAAGCCAATTGTTAGAAGTTCAAGCAAATTCTTTACGGGAAGCTAAACAATATTTTGACGTGATGAGTAATGGAACCGTAGTCACTGGTAAAATCCAAATCATTATCTTTTCAAAAGAGATACTAAAAAAATATGAACCGATGAATATTATTGATTATATTTATCGTGATGCCAAAAGTAGTGCAAATGCACAAATAGTAATGTTCAATGGGCCATTAGATGAAATCATGAGATTTGAAACCCCTGACAAACCCCGCTTTGGATTATTTTTAAATAACTTAATTAATAGTTCTTATAAAAATGAAACAACAGCGCAAACAACGGCAGCTACGTTTCGAAAACAAATGAGTGAAAAAGGAATCACGCCATATATAGCTGAGCTAAAAATCGTGAAAGATGGTATTCGCGTTACAGGTATTGCATTATTGGATGAAAATGGTAAATACGTAACATCCATTGACATTTATGAAAGTGCGTTATTGTTGTTACTAACACGTCAAGTAGATGAGCCTGTTCCCTTCGTTGTTCAACTTCCGACGAAAGAAGAAGTTGTAACAATGAACATATTCAATACGAATTATAACAATAATGTAAAAACTGTTAATGGACAACTTCAGTTTGATTTACATTTAAACATGGACGTATCAATTGAGGAAGTTTCATCAGATAATCATCCAATAAAAAATAAGAAGGAATTAATAAAGCTAATTGAAAAACAAATTGAAAAGCAAACAGAAGAATTAATTAAAAAACTGCAGCAGGAAGAAATTGATCCATTAGGACTAGGGGTATATGCGAGAGCGTATGCATATAACCACTGGAAAAAAGTAGAAGATCGTTGGCCCAAAGAGTTTGCTAAGTCAAAAATAAATGTTCACACGAAGGTGAATGTGAAAGACCATGGTATCATCGATCGTACATTTGAATAA
- a CDS encoding amidohydrolase — protein MTKRLLKQAKIIRVTSPMMEKGDVLVQDGKIRAIAPSIEPTSDMEIILCQGYYLLPGFIDVHTHLGLYDEGTGWAGNDANETNEPLTPHIRALDGVYPLDPGFQDAIRHGITTVHVMPGSANVIGGTTSVIKTFGKSVDQMVIKRTAGLKIALGENPKRIHSNGNKDSITRMGIMGMLREAFYHAKVSKAMDDIRVIPLLLALRKEIPVRIHAHRADDILSALRLADEFDLDIRIEHCTEGHLIADKLLGRGLQVSVGPTLSRRSKVELKNKSWSTYRILTEHGISVSITTDHPYTPIQYLNVCAALAVREGLSAQKAVEGITINPARNLQLDNRIGSIEVGKDADLVLWSEFPFHFMAKPVLTMVDGYIAYIQREKLTIQPKQ, from the coding sequence ATGACAAAACGGTTACTGAAACAAGCGAAAATCATTCGGGTCACCTCACCAATGATGGAAAAAGGAGATGTTCTCGTTCAAGATGGAAAAATTCGCGCTATAGCTCCATCAATTGAACCAACGAGCGATATGGAAATTATTCTTTGTCAAGGCTATTATTTACTACCAGGGTTTATCGACGTTCATACACATCTTGGGTTGTATGATGAAGGTACAGGTTGGGCAGGAAACGATGCCAATGAAACAAATGAACCTTTAACTCCACATATCCGTGCGTTGGACGGAGTATATCCTCTTGATCCCGGATTTCAAGATGCCATTCGTCACGGGATTACGACAGTCCATGTGATGCCTGGAAGTGCTAATGTAATCGGCGGAACGACTTCTGTCATCAAGACATTTGGAAAAAGTGTCGATCAAATGGTTATCAAACGGACAGCAGGGTTAAAAATTGCCTTAGGGGAAAATCCGAAGCGTATACATAGTAACGGAAACAAAGATTCCATTACCCGAATGGGTATTATGGGGATGTTAAGAGAAGCCTTTTATCATGCAAAAGTTTCTAAGGCAATGGATGATATACGAGTGATTCCCCTTTTACTTGCGCTACGGAAAGAAATTCCCGTCCGAATACACGCCCACCGTGCCGATGATATTTTATCAGCTCTACGATTGGCTGATGAATTTGATTTAGATATACGGATTGAACATTGTACAGAAGGTCATTTAATCGCAGACAAGCTACTAGGTCGAGGGTTACAAGTTAGTGTAGGTCCTACCTTATCAAGACGCTCGAAAGTGGAATTAAAAAATAAAAGCTGGTCAACTTATCGTATTTTAACCGAACATGGAATATCTGTCTCCATCACAACCGATCATCCGTACACGCCTATCCAATATTTAAACGTTTGTGCAGCATTGGCCGTTCGAGAAGGTTTATCTGCTCAAAAAGCAGTAGAAGGAATTACGATAAACCCTGCCCGAAATTTACAGCTGGACAACCGAATTGGAAGTATCGAAGTTGGAAAAGATGCCGACTTAGTCCTATGGAGCGAATTTCCTTTCCATTTCATGGCTAAACCAGTATTAACGATGGTGGATGGATACATCGCCTATATTCAACGAGAGAAGCTAACAATCCAGCCAAAACAATAA
- a CDS encoding FMN-binding glutamate synthase family protein, with protein MANELIFIIILTIVSVHLIGFLILLFGWKRIVKNIVHSMGKIVITDSYEENITELIPGVKKYGLLRIIENSLRAERPEVLHRPLGSVREWPSFDAITFIPAQTGPFPIDKNVEIDMKVFIGPKAKKPLRIGIPLMITGMAYGVGLSEQAKIALAQASARMDTAINSGEGGILPEERQHAKYYILQFSKTEWAKEEEHIKNADMIEIKFGQGALAGMGSVIPPEKLKGRAREVMNLQDGEDAIIHEQFFENQTLEDFKELIDELRTFTKGIPIGVKMMAGGKIEQDIYHLLQIGVDFITIDGGQASTHDAPPILQDDFGIPTLHALIRADQYLKSIKKREDVSLIVSGGLSSPGDFLKVLALGADAIYVGSAILFALSHAHSVKPLPFEPPTQMVWYNGKFANQFNIQKGADAAYRFLYSSTEEMKMALRAMGKTSLKELTRDDLVTYDKDLAQDAHIPYTFHPLQSE; from the coding sequence ATGGCCAACGAATTGATTTTCATCATCATCTTGACGATTGTTTCTGTCCACCTTATTGGTTTTCTAATCCTCTTGTTCGGTTGGAAAAGGATTGTGAAAAACATCGTTCACTCCATGGGGAAAATAGTGATTACTGACTCTTATGAAGAAAATATCACTGAATTAATACCAGGTGTGAAAAAGTACGGGTTATTAAGAATTATCGAAAATAGTTTGCGTGCTGAACGCCCGGAAGTACTTCACCGCCCGCTTGGATCCGTTCGTGAGTGGCCCAGTTTTGATGCCATTACCTTTATTCCAGCTCAAACCGGCCCATTTCCGATTGATAAAAATGTAGAAATCGATATGAAAGTATTTATTGGCCCAAAGGCTAAAAAGCCTTTACGAATTGGCATTCCTTTAATGATTACCGGGATGGCGTATGGAGTTGGATTGAGTGAACAAGCAAAAATTGCGTTAGCACAAGCCTCTGCAAGGATGGATACCGCTATTAATAGTGGTGAAGGGGGCATTCTACCAGAAGAACGGCAACATGCCAAATACTATATTTTGCAATTTTCCAAAACGGAATGGGCAAAAGAAGAAGAGCATATAAAAAACGCCGATATGATTGAAATAAAATTCGGACAAGGAGCTTTAGCAGGTATGGGTTCGGTGATTCCTCCTGAAAAGTTAAAAGGGAGAGCACGAGAGGTGATGAACTTACAAGATGGGGAGGATGCCATTATCCATGAACAATTTTTTGAAAATCAAACATTAGAGGATTTTAAAGAACTGATTGACGAATTACGAACTTTTACAAAAGGTATTCCAATTGGCGTCAAAATGATGGCTGGTGGTAAAATTGAGCAAGATATATACCATTTATTACAAATAGGCGTGGATTTTATTACGATTGATGGCGGCCAAGCAAGTACTCATGATGCCCCACCGATTTTACAAGACGATTTTGGAATTCCGACGTTACATGCTTTGATAAGGGCTGACCAATATTTGAAATCGATCAAAAAAAGGGAAGACGTTAGTCTCATTGTTTCGGGCGGCCTTTCTTCTCCCGGTGATTTTTTAAAAGTACTTGCTCTAGGAGCCGATGCGATTTATGTCGGTTCGGCCATTTTATTTGCCTTAAGTCACGCCCATAGCGTTAAGCCGCTTCCATTTGAGCCACCTACACAAATGGTCTGGTACAACGGAAAATTTGCTAATCAATTTAATATACAAAAAGGTGCGGATGCCGCCTATCGTTTCCTCTATTCTAGTACGGAAGAAATGAAAATGGCTTTACGGGCGATGGGCAAAACTTCATTAAAGGAATTAACGCGCGATGACTTAGTGACGTATGATAAAGACTTAGCCCAAGATGCCCATATCCCATATACGTTTCATCCTTTGCAAAGTGAATAA
- a CDS encoding SDR family oxidoreductase, which produces MKKRTALITGGSKGIGRRSAYTLAEVGHDLIINYRKSEQEAEYLAANLKKVYGINVWTIQGDVANPQACEQMIHEASQHVSSIDIVIHNAGPYIKERKTMEQYTLDEWLYLLNGNLTSVFYLTKLLLPKMRENRWGRIITFGFDRVESAPGWIYRSAFAAAKTGLASLTKTLALEEAPNGITVNMICPGDIIGDWKEKSIDEAITYKDSSSPVGRPGTGEDISRVIAFLCDEKSSFITGSIIPVTGGKDVLGKVYHQQ; this is translated from the coding sequence GTGAAAAAGAGAACGGCATTAATAACCGGGGGATCAAAAGGAATTGGGAGGAGAAGTGCGTATACGCTAGCCGAAGTAGGTCATGATCTCATTATTAATTATCGGAAAAGTGAACAAGAGGCGGAATATTTAGCAGCCAACTTAAAAAAGGTATATGGAATAAACGTTTGGACCATTCAAGGAGATGTTGCGAATCCACAAGCATGTGAACAGATGATTCACGAAGCTTCTCAACATGTCTCTTCCATTGATATTGTCATTCATAATGCTGGACCATACATTAAGGAACGAAAAACGATGGAGCAATATACGTTAGACGAATGGCTCTATTTACTAAATGGAAATTTAACAAGTGTGTTTTATTTAACGAAACTGCTACTTCCAAAAATGAGAGAGAATCGTTGGGGAAGAATTATTACGTTCGGTTTTGACCGCGTTGAATCCGCACCTGGGTGGATTTATCGTTCGGCTTTCGCCGCAGCGAAAACTGGACTGGCTTCCTTAACAAAAACGCTGGCTTTAGAAGAAGCACCCAATGGGATTACCGTTAATATGATTTGTCCGGGTGACATTATCGGGGACTGGAAAGAAAAAAGCATCGATGAAGCGATTACTTATAAAGATTCGTCTTCTCCAGTAGGACGGCCAGGGACCGGCGAGGATATTTCACGTGTCATTGCTTTTCTTTGTGATGAAAAGTCAAGTTTTATTACAGGGAGTATTATTCCAGTCACGGGAGGAAAAGATGTTCTCGGCAAAGTGTATCATCAACAATAA
- a CDS encoding YflJ family protein — protein sequence MAFKYSKGWFVQQLKEAGVRNHPQDFRKIELYKTPILRQLYAQYVNEGRQAKNESTE from the coding sequence ATGGCGTTTAAGTACTCAAAAGGATGGTTTGTGCAACAATTAAAGGAAGCTGGAGTAAGGAACCATCCTCAAGATTTCCGAAAAATTGAATTATACAAAACTCCGATTCTACGACAACTTTATGCTCAATATGTAAATGAAGGACGACAAGCGAAAAACGAGTCAACTGAATGA
- a CDS encoding sporulation protein, producing the protein MKKKALLSTVTSFALLVSPLVGKAEAAQGHMTTHGKVYVYQMTDKDVQKVHQWIDDILASYQSKNSKFYKQIPVEEGTQPKCTEVPKTIQVPESNSTVTTPPQQVPSVNQPTNSSSYEVKAFEQKVVELTNNERAKYGLPALTFEPELAKVAREKANDMARNHYFSHTSPTYGSPFDMIKQFGISYRTAGENIAMGQRSPEQVVNDWMNSEGHRKNILNPNFTHIGVGYVENGHYWTQMFIGK; encoded by the coding sequence ATGAAGAAAAAAGCGTTGCTTTCAACTGTTACTTCGTTCGCTTTACTTGTTTCTCCGCTAGTGGGAAAAGCTGAAGCCGCACAAGGTCATATGACTACGCATGGAAAAGTGTATGTTTACCAAATGACCGACAAGGACGTTCAAAAGGTTCATCAATGGATTGATGACATTTTAGCAAGCTATCAATCAAAAAATTCGAAGTTCTATAAGCAAATTCCAGTAGAAGAGGGGACACAGCCTAAATGTACAGAGGTTCCTAAAACGATTCAAGTTCCAGAATCCAATTCAACTGTGACAACGCCACCACAACAAGTGCCATCGGTCAATCAGCCAACAAACTCCTCTTCATATGAAGTAAAAGCGTTTGAACAAAAAGTAGTTGAATTAACGAATAACGAAAGAGCAAAATACGGACTTCCAGCATTAACTTTCGAACCGGAGTTAGCTAAAGTTGCACGTGAAAAAGCGAATGATATGGCTCGTAATCACTATTTTTCTCATACAAGCCCAACGTACGGTTCTCCATTTGATATGATCAAGCAATTTGGTATTAGCTATCGAACAGCTGGAGAAAATATTGCAATGGGTCAACGCTCACCAGAACAGGTAGTAAACGATTGGATGAACTCGGAAGGGCATCGTAAAAACATTTTAAATCCGAACTTTACCCATATCGGTGTTGGATATGTAGAAAATGGTCATTATTGGACACAAATGTTTATTGGAAAATAA
- a CDS encoding MATE family efflux transporter codes for MVQTYTKGQKLKQFFLILLPILITQLSMYAMNFFDTIMAGNYSSTDLAGVAIGSSIWVPIFTGLSGILLSITPIVSQLIGAGEKKDVSFSVIQGIYVSTVMAFIVIGIGSIFLDPFLNMMQLDDKVQQIAHDYLVALSFGIFPLFMYQVCRSFIDALGMTRTTMIITLLSLPVNVALNYVFIYGALFVPPFGGVGAGYASAITYWFILFVAIWIIDQRVPFQQFRIWRQVQPVDLRKWKEILIIGVPIGLSIFFETSIFSAVTLLMSPFGTVTVASHQAALNFASMLYMVPLSISIALTIVVGFEVGARRFKDASTYSFLGISIAVGLSFFCGLLLFIYKDVVAALYTDDSNVLTLTSQFLLYAVFFQLSDAIQAPVQGALRGYKDVNVTFLMAFISYWIIGLPLGYMLANFTLLGPFGYWLGLITGLAAGAVTLSYRLWWVQKKYRKQHSI; via the coding sequence ATGGTTCAAACGTATACGAAAGGTCAAAAATTAAAGCAATTTTTTCTAATATTATTACCAATATTAATTACTCAATTATCGATGTATGCGATGAATTTTTTTGATACGATAATGGCTGGAAATTATTCATCCACCGATTTAGCAGGTGTAGCCATCGGCAGTTCGATTTGGGTCCCTATTTTTACAGGGTTAAGTGGTATTCTTTTATCTATTACCCCTATTGTCTCCCAATTAATAGGAGCAGGGGAAAAAAAGGACGTTTCGTTTTCTGTCATACAAGGAATCTATGTTTCTACTGTGATGGCTTTCATCGTAATCGGTATCGGTTCGATTTTTTTAGACCCGTTTTTAAACATGATGCAGTTAGATGATAAAGTGCAACAAATTGCCCATGATTATTTAGTGGCGCTATCTTTCGGAATCTTTCCTTTGTTTATGTATCAAGTCTGTCGATCGTTTATTGACGCTCTTGGAATGACCCGAACGACGATGATCATCACACTTCTTTCCTTACCGGTTAATGTTGCCTTAAATTACGTGTTTATTTATGGGGCACTATTTGTTCCTCCATTTGGAGGAGTAGGTGCCGGATATGCTTCGGCCATTACTTACTGGTTCATCTTATTTGTAGCCATTTGGATTATCGACCAACGTGTTCCTTTCCAACAATTTCGAATTTGGCGACAAGTTCAGCCAGTTGATTTACGAAAATGGAAAGAAATATTGATAATTGGTGTGCCCATCGGTTTATCGATTTTTTTCGAAACGAGTATTTTTTCAGCAGTCACCTTATTAATGAGTCCATTTGGGACAGTTACCGTGGCCTCTCACCAAGCAGCATTAAATTTTGCTTCGATGCTATATATGGTTCCATTAAGCATCTCAATAGCCTTAACGATTGTTGTTGGATTTGAAGTGGGAGCAAGAAGGTTTAAAGATGCCTCAACTTATAGCTTTTTAGGAATTAGCATTGCGGTCGGACTCTCATTTTTTTGTGGTTTATTGCTTTTTATATATAAAGATGTGGTAGCTGCGTTATATACGGATGATTCGAACGTCCTTACATTAACGAGCCAGTTTTTACTGTACGCGGTCTTTTTTCAATTATCAGATGCCATTCAAGCTCCCGTCCAAGGAGCGTTACGTGGATATAAAGATGTCAATGTAACTTTTTTAATGGCTTTTATTTCTTATTGGATCATCGGTCTTCCTCTTGGGTATATGTTAGCCAATTTCACTCTCTTAGGTCCTTTCGGGTACTGGCTTGGGTTGATTACTGGCTTAGCTGCTGGTGCTGTTACGTTGTCCTATCGATTATGGTGGGTACAAAAAAAATATCGAAAACAACACTCGATATAA
- a CDS encoding endospore germination permease: MNRTTFNDITLLQYIFAINGIQIGIGVLTLPREIASVAGTSGWISIIFGWIISILASFIIITIMKQHPNDTIFDLLNRYFGKYFGRLISIVWICYFAFASFLLLTATIRIMVIWVLPETLYFLLAFLVLVPWVFIARNGLRIISRYTQLVFFLTLWMPMILLISLKDATWLNLLPVIQDNWKEVFVGVKTTMFSYFGFEVAFILYPFLKNKERAYLGIFIANTITLLVFLQITVSCFVVFSLEDLNSLIWPTLSLLKPISFQFLERMEIVFLSAYLFQISTTGIPFLYFTTLGISQIIGWKDHQYVLYVFAVLLIIVTLIFNPSYDTVSSLGEKWANFGIWLILVFPPILLMYMYVKNKWKKKGIGL; this comes from the coding sequence ATGAACCGAACGACATTTAACGATATTACGTTGTTACAATATATTTTTGCCATTAATGGTATCCAAATAGGAATTGGTGTATTAACACTTCCAAGGGAAATTGCAAGTGTCGCTGGCACGAGCGGATGGATTTCAATTATATTTGGTTGGATAATATCTATTTTAGCGAGTTTTATTATTATTACGATAATGAAGCAGCACCCGAATGATACGATTTTTGACTTACTAAATCGTTATTTTGGGAAATATTTTGGCCGGCTGATTTCAATTGTTTGGATTTGTTATTTTGCTTTTGCAAGTTTCCTTCTCTTAACGGCAACGATCCGTATTATGGTCATCTGGGTTCTTCCAGAAACCCTCTATTTTTTGTTAGCATTTCTTGTTCTTGTTCCGTGGGTATTTATTGCTCGAAACGGATTACGTATTATTAGTAGATACACACAATTAGTGTTTTTTCTTACACTTTGGATGCCAATGATTTTATTAATATCGCTCAAAGATGCGACTTGGCTTAACTTATTACCGGTTATCCAGGATAATTGGAAAGAGGTTTTTGTTGGAGTGAAAACCACCATGTTTTCCTATTTTGGATTTGAGGTAGCTTTTATTCTTTATCCTTTTTTGAAAAATAAAGAACGAGCCTATCTCGGGATTTTTATTGCCAACACGATTACGCTATTAGTTTTTTTACAAATTACGGTTAGTTGTTTTGTTGTTTTTAGTTTAGAGGATTTAAACAGTTTAATTTGGCCGACGCTTAGTTTATTAAAGCCAATTTCTTTCCAATTTTTAGAACGGATGGAGATCGTCTTTCTCTCAGCCTATTTGTTTCAAATTTCAACCACCGGGATTCCATTTTTGTATTTTACGACCCTTGGAATATCTCAAATCATTGGGTGGAAAGATCACCAATACGTTTTGTATGTATTTGCCGTTCTGTTAATCATCGTAACGTTAATTTTTAATCCTTCGTACGATACAGTCTCATCATTAGGGGAGAAATGGGCAAATTTCGGAATATGGTTAATCCTCGTTTTTCCTCCTATTCTACTCATGTATATGTATGTAAAAAATAAATGGAAAAAGAAAGGGATTGGCTTATGA